One window of the Trifolium pratense cultivar HEN17-A07 linkage group LG2, ARS_RC_1.1, whole genome shotgun sequence genome contains the following:
- the LOC123905978 gene encoding TMV resistance protein N-like: MEDSSQNLKWKYHVFLSFRGEDTRLGFTDHLYAALVRKSIITFRDDEELARGEVISQKLLHAIEESLSAVVIISKNYATSAWCLDELVKILESKRLSGQQVFPIFYGVDPSDVRNQRGSFAEAFRKHEEKFTESKEKVQRWRDALREVANLSGWDSKDQHETKLIEEVVVQVWKKLELKLPSYYDGLIAIDARLEELYSTLKLGSEDVCFVGIWGMGGIGKTTLATVLFKKIRSQFDVGCFIANVREVSGERNQGLLQLQNKILSHLNIKGMVIETLSQGKDSLRNLLSNKKVLLVLDDVSSKSELENLAGSEAWFGQGSIIIVTTRDKHLLISHTVLFEMYESKILNKSESLQLFCEKAFKEDAPKEGYMELSKSVVEYAQGLPLTLEVLGSFLCERSISDWEDALSKMKQVPHDDILNKLRISYDMLEDEHKTIFLDIACFFKGWYRHKVVQILENCGLHPTVGINVLIEKSLVTFDGRVIWMHDMLEEMGKTIVFQESPNDPGRRSRLWSLEDIDKVMRKNKGTEIVQGIVLKSSPYTLYEAHWDPEAFSKMGNLRLLIILCDMHLSLGLKCLSSSLKVLVWWGYPLNALPLGLQLDELVHLQMINSKVKRLWNGNEYFGKLKVIDLSNSKDLHQTPNISGIPNLEELYLNDCTKLVEVHQSIRQHKKLMIVSLMGCVDLKTFPSKLEMCSLKMLFLSDCSNVKRLPDFGENMTAVTALNLMNCKSLLYLPNSISNLKSLGILNISGCSKICTLPNGINQNKALKDIDLSRTAIRELHPSLFQLESIKRLSFSGCSGPTSNFSWEFRLPFGKNFRFFPSQTSLTLPPFVSALSSLTELDLSYCNLTDNSIPRDIDCLSSLERLNLSGNNFVSLPAHYIANLTKLRYLELEDCPQLQSLPIVPPHVRLYVTDSDAREANALDPQKIWKVFESSEKEFLQSSVYRMFDFFDPMYFEIPSRFDNQKFFPLSSSYVSKLDSIASVTVYIPDDCLSSDWWGVAVFVALEAEVPQDSEEASKGFEFSRSMRLYWNFDTLGPEDGPSLSLSAGSTAYNDLYLITMIVSGDFIYLRRHRRGHRNSMQEPFSKHRRPEFRENSSLRFEMRVAGCKIRKCGWRLLRKEDYLEDLQMLNNGGLFVAPSDSGHSDGMNKSSVDESKGEDATALDVQTIERSNENFSLGKIFHNFRQGLGLSVLALISMMIGATLIHSPVNDLRFKKSTATNEIMTNKLLKSDSISSNNIVLMVNTPQLQSSPRNRNVSQRLSFPVYQPPRRLSFCQTHCWLT, encoded by the exons ATGGAAGATTCTTCACAAAACTTAAAATGGAAGTATCATGTTTTCTTGAGTTTTAGGGGAGAAGACACACGCTTAGGCTTTACTGATCACCTATATGCAGCGTTGGTGCGTAAAAGTATAATAACTTTCAGAGATGATGAAGAACTTGCAAGAGGTGAAGTAATCTCACAAAAACTCCTCCATGCAATTGAGGAATCTCTCTCAGCAGTTGTAATAATCTCCAAAAACTATGCTACCTCAGCTTGGTGTTTGGATGAGTTAGTCAAGATTCTCGAATCCAAACGTTTGTCAGGACAACAAGTGTTCCCAATCTTCTATGGCGTAGATCCCTCCGATGTAAGAAATCAAAGGGGAAGTTTTGCTGAAGCTTTTAGGAAACATGAGGAAAAATTTACTGAAAGCAAAGAGAAGGTACAAAGGTGGAGAGATGCATTGAGAGAGGTTGCCAACTTGTCAGGGTGGGATTCTAAGGATCA ACATGAAACAAAACTCATTGAAGAAGTTGTTGTACAAGTATGGAAAAAACTGGAACTCAAACTCCCATCTTATTACGATGGACTGATTGCAATTGATGCAAGATTGGAAGAATTATATTCAACTCTGAAGCTAGGATCGGAGGATGTTTGTTTCGTAGGCATATGGGGTATGGGTGGGATAGGCAAAACAACTCTAGCTACTGTTCTCTTCAAGAAAATCAGAAGCCAATTTGATGTAGGTTGTTTCATTGCCAATGTTAGAGAGGTCTCTGGGGAAAGAAACCAAGGTCTATTGCAGttgcaaaataaaattctttcaCATCTGAACATTAAAGGAATGGTAATTGAAACATTAAGCCAAGGAAAGGACAGCTTAAGAAACCTTTTATCCAACAAAAAGGTTCTTCTTGTCCTTGATGATGTAAGTTCTAAAAGCGAACTTGAAAATTTGGCTGGAAGCGAAGCATGGTTTGGTCAAGGGAGTATAATAATAGTTACAACTAGGGATAAGCACCTCTTGATATCGCACACGGTATTGTTTGAAATGTATGAGAGTAAAATCTTAAATAAAAGTGAATCCCTTCAACTTTTTTGTGAAAAAGCATTTAAAGAAGATGCACCAAAAGAGGGTTATATGGAGTTGTCTAAAAGTGTGGTCGAATATGCTCAAGGCCTCCCTTTGACTCTCGAAGTGTTGGGTTCTTTTCTTTGTGAAAGAAGTATATCTGATTGGGAAGATGCTTTATCCAAGATGAAACAAGTTCCACACGATGATATCTTAAACAAACTTAGAATAAGCTATGACATGTTAGAAGATGAACACAAGACCATATTTCTAGATATTGCCTGCTTTTTTAAGGGATGGTACAGACATAAAGTGGTACAAATATTGGAAAATTGTGGCCTTCATCCAACCGTTGGAATAAATGTTCTCATAGAAAAATCGTTAGTAACTTTTGATGGAAGAGTTATCTGGATGCATGATATGCTTGAAGAAATGGGTAAAACTATAGTTTTTCAAGAGTCCCCTAATGATCCTGGTAGACGAAGCAGATTGTGGTCTCTTGAGGATATTGATAAAGTGATGAGAAAAAATAAG GGAACTGAAATTGTGCAAGGTATAGTTTTGAAATCATCACCATATACGCTGTATGAAGCACATTGGGACCCTGAGGCGTTCTCAAAGATGGGTAATCTTAGGTTACTCATTATATTATGTGATATGCATCTTTCCCTTGGTCTGAAATGTCTTTCCAGCTCACTAAAAGTGCTTGTATGGTGGGGGTATCCACTGAATGCTCTACCACTTGGACTTCAACTAGATGAGCTTGTGCATTTACAAATGATCAATAGTAAAGTTAAACGGTTGTGGAATGGAAATGAG TATTTTGGAAAGCTGAAAGTAATAGATTTGAGTAACTCCAAAGATTTACATCAAACTCCAAACATCTCTGGAATTCCAAATCTTGAAGAGCTGTATCTTAATGATTGTACGAAACTTGTCGAAGTTCACCAATCTATCAGACAACACAAAAAACTCATGATAGTTAGCTTGATGGGATGTGTAGATCTGAAAACTTTTCCAAGTAAATTGGAAATGTGTTCCTTGAAAATGCTATTTCTTTCTGATTGCTCAAATGTTAAAAGACTTCctgattttggtgaaaatatgaCAGCCGTCACGGCGCTCAACTTGATGAATTGCAAAAGTCTTCTATACCTTCCAAACAGCATTAGTAACCTGAAGTCTCTCGGAATTCTCAACATATCAGGATGTTCAAAAATTTGTACCTTGCCAAATGGTATAAATCAAAACAAGGCTTTGAAGGACATTGACTTGAGCAGAACTGCTATTAGAGAATTGCATCCATCCCTATTTCAGTTAGAAAGTATCAAAAGATTATCTTTCAGTGGATGTAGCGGGCCAACATCCAATTTCAGCTGGGAGTTTCGGCTTCCTTTTGGCAAGAATTTCAGGTTTTTCCCATCTCAAACAAGCTTAACATTGCCCCCTTTTGTATCAGCCCTTTCCTCATTAACTGAATTGGATTTAAGCTATTGCAATCTCACTGATAATTCAATTCCCCGTGATATCGATTGCTTATCATCGTTAGAGAGACTAAATCTAAGTGGGAACAATTTTGTAAGCCTTCCGGCTCATTACATTGCTAATCTTACAAAGCTTCGTTATCTTGAATTGGAAGATTGCCCACAGCTTCAATCTTTACCTATTGTTCCACCACATGTACGCTTGTACGTTACAGATTCAGATGCAAGGGAAGCTAATGCATTAGATCCACAAAAGATATGGAAGGTGTTTGAATCAAGTGAAAAGGAATTCTTACAGTCATCTGTATATCGA ATGTTTGATTTCTTTGATCCTATGTACTTTGAAATCCCTTCGAGATTTGATAATCAGAAATTTTTTCCCTTGAGCTCGTCGTATGTGTCAAAACTTGATTCAATTGCATCAGTAACAGTGTACATCCCTGATGATTGTCTTTCAAGTGACTGGTGGGGTGTGGCTGTATTTGTGGCCTTAGAAGCTGAAGTTCCACAGGATTCAGAGGAAGCTTCTAAAGGTTTTGAGTTCAGCAGATCCATGCGCTTGTATTGGAACTTCGATACTCTTGGACCTGAAGATGGCCCCTCCTTATCACTATCTGCAGGATCAACAGCATATAATGATCTGTACCTTATCACAATGATAGTGAGTGGTGATTTTATATACTTGCGGAGACACCGAAGAGGGCACCGGAATTCCATGCAGGAACCCTTCAGCAAGCACAGAAGGCCAGAGTTCAGGGAAAACAGTTCGTTGCGTTTCGAAATGCGAGTGGCAGGGTGCAAGATAAGGAAGTGTGGGTGGCGTCTGTTGCGAAAGGAAGATTATCTTGAAGACTTGCAAATGCTGAACAATGGTGGACTTTTTGTAGCACCTTCCGATTCCGGGCATTCAGATGGCATGAACAAATCATCTGTGGATGAATCCAAAGGGGAGGATGCTACTGCTTTGGATGTGCAGACCATAGAAAGGTCAAATGAGAACTTCTCTTTG GGCAAAATATTTCACAACTTTAGACAAGGACTTGGTTTAAGTGTGCTAGCATTGATATCAATGATGATTGGGGCTACACTAATCCATTCACCTGTGAATGATTTGCGCTTCAAAAAGTCCACGGCAACAAATGAGATCATGACTAATAAGCTATTAAAATCAGATTCGATATCCTCCAACAATATTGTACTTATGGTCAATACACCGCAATTGCAAAGCAGTCCTCGTAACAGAAATGTGAGCCAGCGGTTGTCATTTCCAGTATACCAGCCACCAAGGAGGCTGAGTTTCTGTCAGACCCACTGTTGGTTAACTTAG
- the LOC123905981 gene encoding vacuolar protein sorting-associated protein 29-like, protein MVLVLALGDLHVPHRAPDLPAKFKSMLVPGKIQHIICTGNLCIKEVHDYLKTLCPDLHIARGEYDEETKYPETKTLTIGQFKLGLCHGHQVIPWGDLDSLAMLQRQLDVDILVTGHTNQFTAYKHEGGVVINPGSATGAYSSITYDVNPSFVLMDIDGLRVVVYVYELIDGEVKVDKIDFKKTSSNQSTQ, encoded by the exons ATGGTCCTGGTGTTGGCATTGGGGGATCTGCATGTGCCTCACAGAGCACCTGATCTCCCTGCAAAGTTCAAATCCATGCTTGTCCCGGGCAAGATCCAGCATATTATCTGCACTGGAAATTTATGCATTAAA GAAGTTCATGACTACTTGAAGACTCTTTGTCCAGACTTACATATAGCTCGTGGCGAGTATGATGAAGAGACGAAATATCCAGAAACTAAAACGCTAACCATTGGTCAGTTTAAGCTTGGACTTTGCCATGGTCATCAG GTTATTCCATGGGGAGACCTAGATTCACTAGCAATGCTGCAGAGGCAGCTTGATGTAGACATCCTTGTGACTGGTCACACCAATCAGTTTACAGCATACAAACACGAGGGTGGTGTGGTTATAAATCCAGGTTCTGCAACTGGTGCCTATAGCAGCATCACATATGACGTGAACCCAAGTTTTGTCCTCATGGACATTGATGGTCTGCGTGTTGTGGTCTATGTGTATGAACTAATTGATGGAGAGGTTAAGGTTGACAAGATAGATTTCAAGAAAACATCCTCAAACCAATCTACTCAGTGA
- the LOC123909481 gene encoding clathrin coat assembly protein AP180-like, which yields MPSKLRKAIGAVKDQTSISLAKVTNAANLEVTILKATTHDKNPIEERYVHEIVNMVSSNKAYAAECAQCIGKRIGKTRNWVVALKSLMIVLRIFQDGDPYFPREVFHSMKRGAKILNLSSFKDDSNSSPWDYTAFIRTFALYLDERLDCFLTGKLQRRFTYDTRFHEKMQRNEPGIRDMKPTLILNRITYWQRLLDRAIGTRPTGSAKNNRLVQISLYAIVQESFDLYKDISDGLGVILDNFFNLPLSACVTAFNACVKSYKQFDELSGFYCFCLSIGIGRSYEYPTIQKVSDELMETLQAFLKDQASFHTNNNDSKQFIVSRHKRSNASCSSSSQNQLGIERYFENGSEFGSQCTSLEDLMSATDVAGSSRGSLEHDRYSEESDEDEKQSSQYYDDEFTSVDANGSCSIRSFSIDHNSRSSLDILSVDNMDHDQVMHHNQTNECEKLQNTKSGSNSNDSSKDCWEIVLAKTVVNTNETPSPKLDNGIDPFLDLFDQALVPQQKYNPFLDDVGTSDSHHATTSVSIDDIFDVSLSPTFKASTSPTFKAHDPLELTVSNQNSNSLTNLDLIFGDLYSNDTTVAPSFEAQNSLQMIVAPSFEAQNSFKNVSTPTFQVHNSNDNAIVESSIYSVENPNTSIVPFDPYSNFYDSTVAPTFSANGGSETTFTTQIREDDPFGPWPSATTNDQTSNVSSMQDQTLSRLQQLWLEQQNKIIAKHMT from the coding sequence ATGCCAAGCAAACTAAGAAAAGCAATTGGAGCAGTAAAAGACCAAACAAGCATTAGCCTAGCAAAGGTAACAAATGCAGCAAATCTTGAGGTAACAATTCTTAAAGCAACAACACATGATAAAAATCCAATTGAAGAACGTTATGTACATGAAATTGTGAACATGGTATCTTCAAATAAAGCATATGCTGCTGAATGTGCACAATGCATAGGTAAAAGAATTGGCAAAACAAGAAATTGGGTTGTAGCCCTTAAATCTCTTATGATTGTCCTTAGAATATTCCAAGATGGTGATCCATATTTTCCTAGAGAAGTTTTTCATTCAATGAAAAGGGGTGCTAAAATTCTCAACCTTTCAAGTTTTAAAGATGATTCAAATTCTAGTCCTTGGGATTACACTGCATTTATAAGAACATTTGCATTGTACCTTGATGAACGTTTAGATTGTTTCCTAACAGGAAAGCTTCAACGACGATTCACATATGATACTCGGTTTCACGAAAAAATGCAAAGGAATGAACCTGGAATTAGAGACATGAAACCTACATTGATTCTTAATAGAATCACTTATTGGCAAAGGTTATTAGATAGAGCTATTGGCACAAGACCGACCGGTTCGGCCAAGAATAATCGGTTGGTTCAAATTTCTCTTTATGCTATTGTGCAAGAAAGTTTTGATCTTTACAAAGATATCTCTGATGGGCTTGGtgttattttggataatttcttcaatttacCACTTTCAGCTTGTGTTACTGCATTCAATGCATGTGTTAAATCATATAAACAATTTGATGAGTTATCtggattttattgtttttgtttaagCATTGGAATTGGAAGATCTTATGAGTATCCAACTATTCAAAAAGTTTCTGATGAGCTTATGGAGACATTACAAGCTTTCTTGAAAGATCAAGCTTCATTCCATACAAATAATAATGATTCTAAACAATTTATTGTTTCTCGTCACAAACGTTCTAATGCATCATGTTCAAGTTCATCTCAAAATCAATTAGGTATTGAaagatattttgaaaatggttCTGAATTTGGATCTCAATGTACATCATTAGAAGATCTAATGAGTGCTACCGATGTAGCAGGAAGTTCGCGCGGTTCGCTTGAACATGATAGGTATTCTGAGGAATCTGATGAAGATGAGAAACAATCATCACAATATTATGATGATGAGTTTACTAGTGTGGATGCTAATGGTTCTTGTTCTATTAGATCATTTTCAATTGACCATAATTCAAGGTCAAGTCTTGATATATTAAGTGTTGATAATATGGATCATGATCAAGTTATGCATCATAATCAAACAAATGAATGTGAGAAATTACAAAACACAAAAAGTGGGTCTAATTCCAATGATAGTTCCAAAGATTGTTGGGAAATAGTGTTGGCAAAAACAGTAGTAAATACTAATGAAACACCATCACCTAAATTGGATAATGGAATTGACCCTTTTCTTGATTTATTTGATCAAGCTTTAGTACCTCAACAAAAATACAATCCATTTCTTGATGATGTTGGAACTTCAGATTCTCATCATGCCACCACTAGTGTTAGTATTGATGATATTTTTGATGTATCACTATCACCAACTTTTAAGGCATCAACTTCACCAACCTTTAAGGCTCATGACCCTCTTGAATTAACGGTCTCTAATCAAAATTCCAATTCTTTAACAAATTTGGATCTTATTTTTGGTGACTTATATTCAAATGACACAACAGTTGCACCAAGCTTTGAAGCTCAAAATTCTCTTCAAATGATTGTGGCACCAAGTTTTGAGGCTCAAAATTCTTTTAAGAATGTTTCAACACCAACTTTTCAAGTGCATAATTCAAATGATAATGCCATAGTAGAGTCATCAATCTATAGTGTTGAGAATCCTAATACTAGTATTGTTCCTTTTGATCCATATAGTAATTTTTATGATTCAACCGTGGCACCAACATTTAGTGCAAATGGTGGTAGTGAAACAACATTCACAACACAAATAAGAGAAGATGATCCATTTGGGCCATGGCCTAGTGCAACGACGAACGATCAAACGTCTAATGTGTCATCGATGCAAGATCAAACTTTGTCGCGGCTTCAACAATTGTGGTTAGAACAACAAAACAAGATTATTGCAAAACATATGACTTGA
- the LOC123908041 gene encoding primary amine oxidase-like — MDARNLLRFLVFSFGLTLVFLVTWFHLPSSLTNKETLNCNIYSGWCTSKNRFQSSNPINKPTASTLRNQKPRHESDVPHHPLDPLTIQEFNEVRAVLSTHPLFKYSNSYTFNSIVLEEPDKELVLKWKKGQPLLPRKASVVARVKCVTHTLTVDLSTSQVTNHETRSPSSGYPTMTIEEMTSVLDVPFKSDEFNRTINNRGVNLADLACLPISSGWYGTPVEENRRLIKVQCYSRKGTVNFYMKPIEGLTVLVDMDKKEVVSITDNGLNIPVANGIDTDYRYSVQKLNGELNLINPISLEQPKGPSFTVDGHLVKWANWEFHLKPDPRAGTIISRAKVRDPDTLEFRNVIYKGFTSELFVPYMDPTDGWYFKTYMDAGEYGFGLQAMPLDPLNDCPRNAYYMDGVFASADGTPFIQPNMICIFESYAGDIAWRHAECPITDLKVTEVRPKVTLVVRMAAAVANYDYIMDWEFQTDGLIRSKVGLSGILMVKGTTYENMNQVPDEEYLYGTLLSENIIGVIHDHFITYYLDMDIDGSDNSFVKVNIKKQQTSPGESPRKSYLKAVRKVAKTEKEAQIKLKLYDPSEFHVVNPLKKTRVGNPVGYKLVPGATAASLLDHDDPPQKRAAFTNNQIWVTPYNKSEQWAGGLLVYQSQGDDTLQVWSDRDSPIENKDIVLWYTVGFHHVPCQEDYPIMPTVSSSFDLKPVNFFERNPILRMPPNFKEDLPVCKAQDSA; from the exons ATGGATGCTAGAAACTTGTTGCGGTTCCTGgttttttcatttggtttaacACTAGTTTTCCTTGTTACCTGGTTTCACCTTCCATCATCACTGACTAACAAGGAAACTCTAAACTGCAACATTTACTCTGGATGGTGCACATCAAAGAACCGTTTCCAATCTTCCAATCCAATCAACAAACCAACAGCATCCACTCTCCGAAACCAAAAACCGCGACACGAATCCGATGTTCCTCACCACCCTCTAGACCCTTTGACCATCCAAGAATTCAACGAGGTTCGCGCCGTCCTCTCTACACACCCTCTCTTTAAGTACTCAAACAGCTACACTTTCAATTCCATTGTCCTAGAAGAACCAGATAAAGAACTTGTCCTTAAATGGAAAAAGGGTCAACCTTTGCTTCCTAGGAAAGCTTCTGTGGTTGCACGTGTAAAATGTGTCACTCACACTCTAACAGTTGACCTTAGCACAAGTCAAGTAACTAACCATGAAACAAGGTCACCTTCTTCTGGATACCCTACCATGACTATTGAAGAAATGACTAGTGTACTCGATGTTCCGTTCAAGAGCGATGAATTCAACCGCACGATCAATAATCGTGGTGTAAATTTAGCAGACCTTGCTTGCCTTCCGATCTCTTCAGGGTGGTATGGAACACCGGTTGAAGAGAATAGAAGGTTGATTAAGGTGCAGTGTTATTCAAGAAAAGGAACTGTCAACTTCTACATGAAACCAATAGAAGGTTTAACTGTGTTGGTTGATATGGATAAGAAAGAAGTTGTCTCCATTACAGATAATGGACTAAACATTCCTGTTGCCAATGGCATCGACACTGATTACCGTTACTCGGTTCAAAAACTCAATGGAGAGTTGAACCTGATAAATCCAATATCATTGGAACAACCAAAAGGTCCAAGTTTTACAGTTGATGGACATTTGGTAAAATGGGCTAATTGGGAATTTCATCTAAAACCTGACCCTAGAGCTGGAACCATCATTTCTCGAGCCAAGGTGAGAGATCCAGATACATTGGAATTCAGAAATGTGATCTACAAAGGGTTCACTTCTGAACTATTTGTGCCTTATATGGATCCAACTGATGGATGGTATTTTAAGACATACATGGATGCCGGTGAATATGGATTTGGATTGCAAGCAATGCCTTTAGACCCTTTGAATGATTGTCCAAGGAATGCTTACTATATGGATGGAGTATTTGCTTCTGCTGATGGAACACCATTTATTCAACCGAACATGATTTGCATTTTTGAGAGTTATGCTGGTGACATTGCTTGGCGACACGCCGAGTGTCCAATCACTGACTTGAAG GTTACAGAAGTGAGGCCAAAGGTAACACTGGTAGTTAGAATGGCAGCAGCAGTGGCAAACTATGACTATATCATGGATTGGGAATTTCAAACAGATGGTCTAATCAGATCCAAG GTTGGACTAAGTGGTATACTGATGGTGAAAGGAACAACCTATGAGAACATGAACCAAGTACCAGACGAAGAATATCTCTACGGAACACTTTTGAGCGAAAACATTATCGGTGTAATCCATGACCATTTCATCACATATTACCTTGACATGGACATTGATGGATCAGACAATTCATTTGTGaaagtaaatataaaaaagcAACAAACCTCACCAGGAGAGTCACCAAGAAAGAGCTACCTGAAAGCTGTTAGAAAAGTGGCTAAGACAGAAAAAGAGGCTCAAATAAAGCTTAAACTCTATGATCCATCTGAATTTCATGTTGTGAACCCTTTGAAGAAAACAAGGGTAGGGAACCCTGTtggttataaattggttcctGGTGCTACAGCAGCTAGTTTACTTGATCATGATGATCCACCACAAAAGAGAGCAGCTTTTACAAATAATCAAATATGGGTCACTCCTTATAACAAGAGTGAGCAATGGGCTGGTGGTTTACTTGTTTACCAGAGCCAAGGCGATGATACTCTACAAGTTTGGTCCGACAG GGATAGTCCAATTGAGAATAAGGACATTGTATTGTGGTACACAGTAGGATTTCATCATGTACCATGCCAAGAGGACTACCCAATTATGCCTACTGTATCTTCAAGTTTTGATCTGAAGCCTGTCAATTTCTTTGAAAGAAATCCAATCCTAAGAATGCCACCCAATTTCAAAGAAGATTTACCTGTTTGCAAGGCACAAGATTCAGCTTGA